The following is a genomic window from Pelobacter seleniigenes DSM 18267.
TTTTCCCGGGCACCGATGGTCTGGTCCATGTCTCTGAGCTGGCCAACGAGCGGGTGAGAAATGTCACCGACGTGCTCAATGAAGGGGATCAGGTCCTGGTCAAATGTATCGGTGTTGATCGGCAAGGTAAAATCAAGCTGTCCCGCAAGGCAGCGCTAGGCCTGGAACTGCCCGAAGAATAATCCTCAGCAGTTACAGCTACGAAATCAATCAGCCGGTGAAATTTTTTTCACCGGCTTTTGTATCAACGGGATGAACAAAATGGACAAACCCTGCATTCAGGTTAAAAAGCTGCATGAAGATGCCGTGTTACCACGCTATATGACGGATCTCGCCGCCGGGATGGATGTCTGTGCCATGGTCAATGAAGAGCTGCGGCTGCAGCCGGGAGAACGTTGTCTGGTCCCAACCGGGCTGGCCTTTTCGATTCCGGTCGGTTTTGAAATCCAGGTCCGGCCTCGTTCCGGACTGGCGATCAAGCACGGGATTGCCCTGGTCAATTCACCGGGGACCATTGATGCCGATTATCGTGGCGAGGTGCGGATCATTATGATCAATCATGGTCATGAAGAATTTGTCATTCAAAGTGGTGATCGCATTGCCCAACTTATTGTTGCGCCGGTGTGTCAGGCGGTTTTAAAAGAAGTGGACGAATTGGACGACACAGCCAGAGGGGCAGGAGGATTCGGCCATACCGGTAAAAACGGAGAACAGCGTGAAACAAACCAACCCTGAAGAGTTGCTCGATTTTCCCTGCCATTTTCAATTTAAGGCGGTCGGCCTGGCCGGCGATATTTTTCAGGAAGGAATTATCGAAGCGGTGAAAAAGCATGCCATGGTGTCACAGGATGCAGTTCGCTGCCGCCCCAGCGGCCAAGGTAACTATCAGGCCGTATCAATTCTGGTCATGCTTCACAGTTATCAACAACTGACTGATATTTATGCAGAAATGCGCCAGGTTCCCAACCTGAAAATGTTGCTTTAATGGGTTTCTCCGGCTACTATGGTAGGCGACACTGGACTCTACCGGGAGACTCGATATGCTTATTTCAATCAACCCTATTAATCCTCAACCGCGCCTGATTCGGCAGATTGTTGAATGCCTTAAACAGGGCGGGGTCATCATTTACCCCACGGACACAACCTATGGGATCGGCTGCGACATTTTCAACCGCAAAGGTGTAAAAAAGATTTTTCAGATTAAACAACGGGACAGTCATAAACCGTTTTCCTTTATTTGCACCGACCTCGCTGAAATTTCCAGCTATGCCCAGGTCAGTAATTTTGCCTTTAAAATTATGAAGCGCCATCTGCCGGGTCCGTATACTTTTGTTCTGGACGCTACCAAGGTGGTTCCAGACTCCTTGAGCACCAAACAAAAAACCGTCGGCATCAGAATCCCCGACAGCCCCATCTGCCAGGCTATTGTTAAGGAACTCGGCCATCCGTTGGTGACCACTTCCGCCAATATTTCCGGAGAACAGACCCCGGCTGACCCCTATGAAATCAATGAACACCTGGGACACCTGGTTGATATGGTTGTTGACGGCGGCATTTCCATGAATGAGGCTTCGACCGTCATTAGTCTGCTTAATGATAGTATCGAAGTTTTGCGACAGGGAAGCGGGGATACCGGTTGGATAGAGTAGCCGCAAGGTTGCGATAACTTCAGCAACAAAACAAGGAAAAATAGTCACTATCCGGAAACGGCCATCAAAGACAGTTGATGGCCGTTTCCTATTGAAAACAGCAGAGCTGAGCTTAAGTAAAGGTGAGTTTTCGCTCCAGGTCCATTGAGGTCGAAACCCGTTTGGCTTCCCGAACCGTAATCAGGCCTTTCTTACACAATTGAATCAAATGCTGATCCATTGACTGCATCTGGTACTGGGCACTGCCTTTTTCAATATGACTGCCGATTTCGTCGAGGTTACCTTCACGGATACAGGCCTGAATGGTGGTGGTGGTTCGCATGACTTCCACCACGGGCAGAACCGCTTCCCCACTTTTGTCTTCAATTAACCGGAGAGAGACCGTTGCGACAAGAATGTCCGCCAGTCGCTGCCGGATGATCCCCTGAGTGTCCGGTGGAAAATGGCCGACAATCCGGTTGATAGTCGAAACCGCACTTTGGGTGTGCAAAGTTGAAAATACCAGGTGTCCGGTTTCCGATGCCTTGATACAGGCATCAATAGTTTCAAGGTCCCGCAGCTCACCAACCATGATTACGTCCGGGTCCATGCGCAGCGACGCTTTCAGGGCCGAACTGAAGTTCTGGGTGTCAATGCCGACTTCTCGCTGAATTATGCAGCTTTTTTGCGATTTGAAAAGAAATTCAATCGGGTCTTCGATGGTGATGATGTTATAGGCATATTTTTCGTTAATATGATTGATCATCGATGCCAAGGTCGTGGATTTACCGTTGCCGGTTGGTCCGGTTACCAGCACCAGTCCGTTGGGAGCCTTGACGATCTCGGCCAGGACCCCAGGCAGTTTCAGATCCTGAAACGTGCCTATTTCAGGGGGGATAACCCGCATGACAATGCCGATATTCCCTCTTTGTCGAAAGATACTGACCCGAAACCGTCCACCACTGTTAGCCAAGGCATAAGAGGCATCAAACTCGGAAAAATCTTCGGGCAACTTGCGTTTATTTTTCGCCATGATGGTGGCCGCGATGAACTCAGTGTCCTGCGGCTTCAGATCGGGCAGTTTGGAGCGCAAAAGCTGGCCATGGGCGCGAAAGAAAGGCGGATTGTCAACCTCAAAGTGGATGTCGGAGACGCGTTTTGCAAACGCGATTTCCAGAATCTGGTTGAGGGTTTTGATATCCATGCGGACTCCTTAATGAACAACATCAGGCAATGCAGAATTCTTTAGCTGCTTTCTGAATAATGCGTTTTCCATCGAGATTCCCGCCTGACCGGCAAAGAATTCCAGAAAATCCAGCGAAATATCTTTGGCTTTCTGATGGCCAAAATCTGCATAGGTAACTGTAATGATTCGATCATTGCTTTTCAATGGCAAAAGCAGAATAGTCGGGTCGGCAGGGACGCCGATCTCAGGATAAAGCAGATCCCCCAGCATGTCGTCATCCGAACTGCCAAAAAAACTCTCCCCGCTGCTGATGACCTGTTGAAAAAGCGATTTTTTCCGAATCGGAATCCTGGTTTTCATGGGCGGGGCAGGGCCCGTAGCAAGATCACTGATAATCCCGATACTGCGTTCAGCAATCAGCGCATCACGATCAACAATCAGCGTCAGGCTGCGGGCAAAGAATTCGCCGACAAACTGCAACAGCAACAAGGAAATATCCGGTGCTTTTTTAAGCAGGCGCAGGCTGGACAGGCAGTTGCGCAACTTGGAGAATTGCAGACGCCGTTCTTCATTGAAGCAGCTGCGGATATAGGTGCTGAACGAATTGAGAAATTGGATGGTATCCACTACCGGTGCATCATTTTGCTGTGAAGGGTCTGGGTAAGGGAAAACCGCCCTCATTCCATCATTCAATGATTCCAGTGAAAAAGAATAATCGCCCGGACTAGCCAGTTGAATCAATGAGATATCCGGATGCTGCAGCATCATGCGCGAGCGCAGTTCCATCAGCCCCTGCTTGGTAAAATGTTCTGCCGCCGGGTTAGGGCAGCCGAACACCACAATCGGTTCAAGGATTTTTTTCAGGGTTCGGTCAACAACCCGCTCCAAATCTTCCTCGTCCTCGGGGGCAAAGGCCAGGATACCTTCGCGTTTGCAAACCGTCATAATCGCATGGCGCAAGAACTCGTCATCGCTGTAAAGAATGACCGCCTGCGATCTGACCGCCGGATGAAGGGCCAGTGGTTCGTCCGGCAGGGGCAAGGAGACGCGGGTCAGAAAGTCGACCATGGCATCAGAAAAACTTTCCGAAACAGTTGGCAGGGTGCGGGCAATGACCTGACGGTGAATATCCGCCGGATCGAACGCTTCCAGAACCTGAAATGTGGATGGTTTTTTCCGTTCGATTTTATCGAGATCGGCAAGACCCAGAATATCCTCGGAAACGACAACGTCCTCGCTGGTATACTCTGGCTGTTCTTCCTCAACAACCCCAATTGGAGTAGACCCCTCCAGGTCTTCGCCTTCGTCTATTAATTTGATCTCCCCGGCATGAACCTTCTCATCAAAAATCCGCAGAGCGTCCATCAGCACCATTTGAGTGTCCAGGCTGACGTCCTGCAGGTGAGTGGGGAGATATTGATACTCATCGTTGATGAGAACCGTCTCCGTATCCAGTGTAAAAACCCCACGACTCCAGCTGACCATTTCCACGACAGTCATTTCAATCAGGGTCTCAAGGGCCTTGTAAGCCGAATCCTTGGACAGGCCGCAATGATCGTGCAGGGTCGCAATCAGCGGCTTACGATATTCGCCGGCCAGTTTTTGACTGATCAGAGCTCTTTTAAGGTCGCTCTCGTTGATGATCTTACTTTCGACGAGGATTTTACCGATTTTCAGATCATCACTTGAATGGGTTGCACAAATGATATAACCATCACGAAAAACCAGTTGCCCTTCGCCCTTGCGGCTATAAACATTCAGAGTCCCCGATTTTCTGGTGGAGTGGATCAATTGAATAACATCAACTATCGGCAGTTGTTCCAGTTCACCGGTCAGTGGCATACGATACCTCTTTAATTAGCTAGTTGGCGTCCGGAAACTCCGGATGGCAACGGCTATGTTTTCAGATTGGAAACAAGCAAATTTTCGTTGTGGCAAGGAAATCAAGGGGTTGCGCGGAGGCGTAGTCCTTTACGCCGCACAAGAAAACCCGTAGATTGACACCGCCACAACGAAAAGGGCCGTTTCCGGATGAAAACTAGCTAGCGATTCATGAACTGTCGACATCCCCCCGTAACTACACTTCAATAAAGTTAAAATATATTAAACTCAAAATAGTTAAAAGTTTCAAGTATTATCTAAAAATGTTCCCAATTGTTAATTAAAACAATCAACATAACAGTTGTGTAAAGAAGTACGTTGATCACTCAATAGGGACAGAATATGGATGAAATGTCCACGGTGGGCGCCCGGGAATGGATGGGATGTTTAAGCATCAGGGATAGGGGGGGCAGCAGAGGCTGAATACAAAAAATCCCTGCAGAAGATAAATTCTGCAGGGATTTTTGAGGGCTAACTTTGGTGCCGAAGGCGAGACTCGAACTCGCACGACCAATTGGTCACCACCCCCTCAAGATGGCGTGTCTACCAGTTCCACCACTTCGGCAAGCGGGAAGTATATATACTGAACGTCCTTCCAACTGTCAATAGAGAATTTAATTATTTTTTTTCCGGGGCAACCGGGGTCGGCGCAACCGGAGTTGCAGGAGCTGCCGGAGTCTGTACTGGTGCGGCAACCGAGCTCGGCATAACCGTCTGAGAGGATGCGGAGCCATAAAAATAGGCCAGCGACAGACTGGTCAGCATAAAGATAATGGCAGCACCGGCAGTGATTTTACTCATGAAGTTCCCGCTTGTGGAACCGAACATGGCTTGGCTTCCACCTGCGCCGAACGAAGCGCCTGCCTGCGCTCCTTTACCCATTTGCAGTAGCACGATAACGATCAAGGCAATTGATACGATAATATGCAGGCCAATCAAAACTGTTGTCATGCAATGTCTCCTTGTTGTTTTATTTTGAACCGCCGAAAATTATCACAGTTGTAGTGCTATGAAAAGTTAATTTTCTTCAAACTTTTGTCTTTTTGGCTTCCGTTAGTGAATATAGGCCTCGGTGACATAGCGACGCATCATGACGTGGGTGTTGAAGTAGTAAGCATTTTTACTGATTGCGTTTTTCATTACCGCAATCCAGCCCGCCCGATCCTGGTAAAAAAGCGGGATGATTTTTTGCTCGAGTTTGGAATACATGTCTTCCAGGTCTTCATCCACTCGATTATCTTCAACCCCGACCGTTTCCGGCGGCGGCCCGATGGCCCAACCGGTGATTCCTTCCATATGTCCTTCGATCCACCAACCGTCCAGGACACTGAAGTTGGGCACGCCATTAAGTGCCGCCTTCATGCCGCTGGTTCCTGATGCCTCAAGGGGACGCATGGGGTTGTTGAGCCAGAGATCCACGCCGGGGATGAACTGCCCGGCAATTTCCATATTGTAGTTTTCCAGATAAACCAGGGTCATCTTACCGCGCATTTTTTCGGCGTGCTGAATAATATTGCGAATGACCTGCTTCCCTTCGTTATCCCGGGGATGGGCTTTGCCGCCAAAAACCAGTTGCAATTTACCTGTGCCGATGTCTAGCAACCGGTCCAGGTTTTTAAAAATCAGGTCGCCGCGTTTATAGGTTGCAGCCCGTCTGGCAAAGCCTATGGTCAATTGATCCAGATTGAGGTCAATTCCGGTTTTTTCACGGATATACTGAAAGAATAGCGCCTTTGAGCCACAGTGGGCGTCCCAGATTTCATGGTCTGGGATATGGTCGACCCGGACCAATAATTCTGGTTCGTTAGCCCAGCCCGGCAGATACTCATCGAACAGGTTGACGAAAAAAGGGGAGCACCAGGTAAAAGGATGAATGCCGTTGGTGATCGCATGAATTTTGAACCCTGGAAACAGGCGTTGAGAAATCTCGCCGTGGCGTTTGGCGACACCATTGATGAATTTACTCAGATTCATGGCCAGTAGCGTCATATTCAATTCATTATCGTCTGAATGCTCTTTCAACATCTCGAGGCTGAATTCCGGCGGCATGAGTTTTTCGACCAGTGCGTAATCAAACCGATCATGCCCGGCCGGAACCGGAGTGTGGGTGGTAAAGACGCATTGATTGATAATCTGTTGGACCGCTACAGGGCTCCCGTTTTCGAGAAAAGATTGATCCAGGGGCATTCTGGCGCTATTTAGCAGCTCCACTGTGAGCAGACTCGCATGCCCTTCGTTCATATGATATTTTTTGATGGAAAAATTGAGGGTTCTCAAGATCCGCGCGCCACCGATTCCGAGCACGATCTCCTGTTTTAAGCGCATGGTTTTATCACCGCCGTAGAGATGATCGGTAATGGCCCGATCCCGGTCGTCGTTCCCGGGAATATCGGTATCCAGAAACAGCACCGGAACTTCGCCGCCGGTAGGACTTTTCACGCGATACAGCCAAGCCTGTAATTTAACATCGCGATTTTCGATCGTAATCATGGCTTTTTGTGGCAATAGTTCCATGTGATTTTCAGGAAACCATTCGATATCCGACTCTTGCTGCCAGCCAGTGGTGTCGAATTGCTGCAGGAAATAGCCTTTTCGATACAGCAGGGTTACCGCGACCATGGGTATCTTCAGATCGGCTGCGCTCTTGATCGTATCCCCGGCCAGCACGCCAAGCCCACCGCTATAGGTTGGAATTTCAGCGCTCAGGCCGATCTCCATGGAAAAATAAGCGATACGCTGATCCTGAATATAAAATTTACATGCATCCATGACAGGTTCTCCCGGGCAGCAGTGCATTGATCTATAAAGTTTAACAAATGTGTTTGCATCTACAGGCAGATGTATTAATTTGATAGGCGGTCAGCTTCGAAAATACTCAAATACTTCCCTTCTTTTTTTCGGACTGGATTCAATGGCAATCAATGACAACGAGCAACAATATTATCAATTGTTCCAGGAATTATCCGACCTGGTTTTGATTTGCGAATGTCTGCCGGATGGAACCCCGGGCAGGTATCTCGAAATGAATCGGTCGGCACGCAGCATTCTTGGCTATGACGAGGAGGAGCTGTGTCGTCTCAGCCCATTTGATATCGACAGAACTGCTCTTGAAGACGGCAATGCTTTTGTGCAGATTCTAAATGAACTACAGGCCGCAGGAGAGGCAATTTTCCGAACCGACCTGCTAGGCAAAGACGGATCCTGGGCTCATGTGGAGATCAGTTGTCGCCAAGCCAGTCTGCATGGCAAAATGGTTTATTTGGCTGTTGCTCGCGATGTCAGTCTGAGGAACAAATACGAAGATTCCATTAAAGCCCTGGTGCGGAGTACGGTCGGCCTGACCGGGCAGGAATGCCTTGAGGAAATTGTTAAAAATCTCTGCCTTTGGCTCAATGTCGATGGCGCCTGTATCGGCGTTTTCAATGATAATCAATTACAGATCAGGGCGAGTTATTTTGCCGGGACATGGCAGACTCCTTCCCAGCTGTCGATTTTCGATTCACCATTTTCGGAGCTTCTCCAAGGGCAATTCTGTTTTTATCCGCGGGACGCCGGACTGCTTTTTCCCTCGTTAGACGCTTCTCAGCTGTGCGGGAATGCCTGTT
Proteins encoded in this region:
- the dut gene encoding dUTP diphosphatase yields the protein MDKPCIQVKKLHEDAVLPRYMTDLAAGMDVCAMVNEELRLQPGERCLVPTGLAFSIPVGFEIQVRPRSGLAIKHGIALVNSPGTIDADYRGEVRIIMINHGHEEFVIQSGDRIAQLIVAPVCQAVLKEVDELDDTARGAGGFGHTGKNGEQRETNQP
- a CDS encoding YbeD family protein, coding for MKQTNPEELLDFPCHFQFKAVGLAGDIFQEGIIEAVKKHAMVSQDAVRCRPSGQGNYQAVSILVMLHSYQQLTDIYAEMRQVPNLKMLL
- a CDS encoding L-threonylcarbamoyladenylate synthase: MLISINPINPQPRLIRQIVECLKQGGVIIYPTDTTYGIGCDIFNRKGVKKIFQIKQRDSHKPFSFICTDLAEISSYAQVSNFAFKIMKRHLPGPYTFVLDATKVVPDSLSTKQKTVGIRIPDSPICQAIVKELGHPLVTTSANISGEQTPADPYEINEHLGHLVDMVVDGGISMNEASTVISLLNDSIEVLRQGSGDTGWIE
- a CDS encoding type IV pilus twitching motility protein PilT; amino-acid sequence: MDIKTLNQILEIAFAKRVSDIHFEVDNPPFFRAHGQLLRSKLPDLKPQDTEFIAATIMAKNKRKLPEDFSEFDASYALANSGGRFRVSIFRQRGNIGIVMRVIPPEIGTFQDLKLPGVLAEIVKAPNGLVLVTGPTGNGKSTTLASMINHINEKYAYNIITIEDPIEFLFKSQKSCIIQREVGIDTQNFSSALKASLRMDPDVIMVGELRDLETIDACIKASETGHLVFSTLHTQSAVSTINRIVGHFPPDTQGIIRQRLADILVATVSLRLIEDKSGEAVLPVVEVMRTTTTIQACIREGNLDEIGSHIEKGSAQYQMQSMDQHLIQLCKKGLITVREAKRVSTSMDLERKLTFT
- a CDS encoding DUF4388 domain-containing protein yields the protein MPLTGELEQLPIVDVIQLIHSTRKSGTLNVYSRKGEGQLVFRDGYIICATHSSDDLKIGKILVESKIINESDLKRALISQKLAGEYRKPLIATLHDHCGLSKDSAYKALETLIEMTVVEMVSWSRGVFTLDTETVLINDEYQYLPTHLQDVSLDTQMVLMDALRIFDEKVHAGEIKLIDEGEDLEGSTPIGVVEEEQPEYTSEDVVVSEDILGLADLDKIERKKPSTFQVLEAFDPADIHRQVIARTLPTVSESFSDAMVDFLTRVSLPLPDEPLALHPAVRSQAVILYSDDEFLRHAIMTVCKREGILAFAPEDEEDLERVVDRTLKKILEPIVVFGCPNPAAEHFTKQGLMELRSRMMLQHPDISLIQLASPGDYSFSLESLNDGMRAVFPYPDPSQQNDAPVVDTIQFLNSFSTYIRSCFNEERRLQFSKLRNCLSSLRLLKKAPDISLLLLQFVGEFFARSLTLIVDRDALIAERSIGIISDLATGPAPPMKTRIPIRKKSLFQQVISSGESFFGSSDDDMLGDLLYPEIGVPADPTILLLPLKSNDRIITVTYADFGHQKAKDISLDFLEFFAGQAGISMENALFRKQLKNSALPDVVH
- the secG gene encoding preprotein translocase subunit SecG, coding for MTTVLIGLHIIVSIALIVIVLLQMGKGAQAGASFGAGGSQAMFGSTSGNFMSKITAGAAIIFMLTSLSLAYFYGSASSQTVMPSSVAAPVQTPAAPATPVAPTPVAPEKK
- the glgP gene encoding alpha-glucan family phosphorylase; amino-acid sequence: MDACKFYIQDQRIAYFSMEIGLSAEIPTYSGGLGVLAGDTIKSAADLKIPMVAVTLLYRKGYFLQQFDTTGWQQESDIEWFPENHMELLPQKAMITIENRDVKLQAWLYRVKSPTGGEVPVLFLDTDIPGNDDRDRAITDHLYGGDKTMRLKQEIVLGIGGARILRTLNFSIKKYHMNEGHASLLTVELLNSARMPLDQSFLENGSPVAVQQIINQCVFTTHTPVPAGHDRFDYALVEKLMPPEFSLEMLKEHSDDNELNMTLLAMNLSKFINGVAKRHGEISQRLFPGFKIHAITNGIHPFTWCSPFFVNLFDEYLPGWANEPELLVRVDHIPDHEIWDAHCGSKALFFQYIREKTGIDLNLDQLTIGFARRAATYKRGDLIFKNLDRLLDIGTGKLQLVFGGKAHPRDNEGKQVIRNIIQHAEKMRGKMTLVYLENYNMEIAGQFIPGVDLWLNNPMRPLEASGTSGMKAALNGVPNFSVLDGWWIEGHMEGITGWAIGPPPETVGVEDNRVDEDLEDMYSKLEQKIIPLFYQDRAGWIAVMKNAISKNAYYFNTHVMMRRYVTEAYIH